The genomic interval AGGCGTTCGGAAGCCAGTGCATCGTGGTGGCCATCGACGCCCGACGTGTGTCGGACGATCCGCCCCGCTGGGAGGTCTACACGCACGGCGGCCGCCGTCCTACCGGTATCGACGCCGTCGAGTGGGCCCAGGAGGCCGAGGCGCGCGGCGCCGGCGAGCTGCTGGTGACTTCGATGGACCGGGACGGTACGAAGGACGGGTACGATCTGGAGCTGCTGCGGGCCATCAGTTCGCGCGTTTCGATTCCGGTCATCGCCTCCGGGGGCGCCGGCACGCTGGAGCACCTGCGCCAGGCGTTCGTCGAGGGCCAGGCCGACGCCGTGCTGGCCGCGTCGATCTTTCACTTCCGCATCTACACGATCCAGGAGGCCAAGGCCTACCTGCACCGCGCCGGAATCCCCGTACGCCTGACCGATCCTGTCGATGTCGTCGCCTGAAGTTCGCCGGACTGTCTGGCTGCTGCGCGGCGCCGCGCTGGTGTTCGGCGTGCTGGGGCTGAGCATTGCGCTCTGGCTGGCTGACAAAGCCGTGCGCTACCCGCACATCCTGGCGCGCCAGGGTAGTGCCGAAGCGCCCCTCTGGATTCCCATGCTCGTGTTCGTGTTGGTCTGCATGGGCGCCAGCATTTTTCTGTTTCTGCGGGCAGCCGCCCGCGTGGCACGTGGCGAGGACCTCTACGCCCGACGCCACCGTCGTCATCCGTCCGAGCGCCCCGCCAGCGAGCGAAACAGCGCGGCCAGCACCTCGTAGGCCCGGCGGTAGATGCCCGGCGCCTGACTTTCGCGCGGGCCGGCCACGTTGAGCACGCGAATGTTTTCGGTCTCCAGCCAGCGACGAATTTCACGCACCAGCTCCTCGACGGGACGATCCAGCGTCAGTACCAGACAGGGCTTCCCCATGCGACGCGCGGCCAGTTCGGTCTGCGCCGTGCCACCCCGAAGCGGACCGCCCGGATGCAGGATGAGCGTGCCGTCGCTATCACGGACGTTCCAGGTGGTGCGGACAATGGGATCCGATGAGGGCGTCTCCTGGAGCGGATAGTCTTCGGGAATCGGTCCATCCTCGGCCCACCGGCCCTTCGGACACCAGCCGCCGATGGGAACCCCGGCCGCCCGCGCGGCGTCGAGCGCCGCACGATCCACCCCGGTCTGCCCACCGGAAACGACACGTTCGAGCTGCCAGCTTTCCATGTTGCGTCTGTTTGTTGCACTGGACCTGCCGGAAGATCATCGCCGCCGGCTCTATGCCCTGCGCGATCCCTCCTGGAAGGCACGCTGGGCCACGCCGGACCAGTTTCACCTGACGTTGCGCTTTCTGGGTCCCGTCGAGGAAGACCTGCTACCCGAGCTCACGCGGACGCTGGCCAAAATCGAAGCCCCGGCCTTCGAACTGGCGCCCCGGGGCCTGATGGTCCTGCCCTCCCTGACCCGTCCGCGCGTGCTGGCGGCGGCCGTCGATCCGGTGCCGGAACTGCACGCGCTGCAGGCCGAAATCGAACGGCGCGTGGTCGATCTGGGTTTTACCCCGGAGGACCGGCCGTTCCGGCCGCACATCACGCTGGCCCGGCTGAAGCAGGTTCCGACCGCCGCCGTACGGTCGTTCCTGCAGCGACATCGCGACTTTGCGCTGACGCCGTTTCCGGTGCGGGCCTTTCATCTGTACGAAAGCCATCTGCATCCTGATGGGGCACGCTATGAAATTCTCCACCGTTTTCCGCTTCAGCCTTAACCACCTGCTGCTTCTGGGGCTCTGTTGCAGCTGCTGGACGGCGGCCGCGGCACAGGATGCCGCCCGCCAGCTCATGGAGCGGCTGCGTGCGCGGTACCAGCAGATCGACGCGCTGCAGGCGTCGTTCGTGCAGATCCTGCAGACGCCCTATGCCGAGCGACCCGACACGCTGCGCGGGCGGCTCTGGCTGCAGGGCGACCGCTACCGCGTCGAGACCCCGCGCCAGACGATCGTCACCGACGGCCGCACCACCTGGGTCTACCTGCCCGACACACGCCAGGTACTCATCAACGACTACGTGCCCGACGAGACCGGCTTTTCGCTCAACGAATTTCTGCTCCACTACAGCGATCGCTACGAGGTGCTTGGCGGAGAGGCCGTTACCTATCAGAACACGGCGTATCACCGATTGCGCCTGCGTCCGCTCCGACCGGAAGCGCCGTTTCAGGAGGTGGTGCTCTGGGTGCGCGACCGGGACCTGCTCGTTACCCGCGTGGACGTGCGCGACGTGAACGACACGCGCATGACGTTCCTGCTGTCCGATCTGGTGCTGAACCCTGCGCTCTCGCCCGAACTGTTCACGTTTCGCCCGCCGGAAGGGGTCGAAGTAGTGGACCTGCGCCAGTGATTCATGGCCCGAACCGAAAAGCTTCGCCCGCTGCTTTTCCGTCTCGGAAGTTTTGCGCTGGGCCTCGGTCTGCTCTATCTGGCCCTGCGCGGCGCCGATCTCCGGGTGATCTGGGAGGATCTGAAGCAGGCCGACTATCGCTGGCTGGCCCCTCTTGTGGTGCTGACGCTGCTGAGCCACCTGATCCGGGCCTGGCGCTGGCGGCTGCTGCTGGAAGCCCTGCCCGATGCAAACGGCCGGCGCCGTCTCACCATCGCCCGCGCTTTTCAGGCGCTCATGATCGGCTACATGGTCAACTATGCGGCCCCCCGGCTGGGCGAGCTGGCCCGAGCGGCCAGCCTGAGCCGTACCACCGGACTGCGCCTCAGCAGCGTGCTGGGCACGGTGGTGGCCGAGCGCCTGCTGGATCTGCTGGTGCTCGTGCTGGCCCTGCTCAGCGTGCTGGTCATGCTACTGGATCGGTGGGCGGAACTGCATCGCCTTTTCGTGGCGCCCTGGTTTCAGAGCGGATCCCTGCAGCTTCTGGCGGTAGGTGCCCTGCTTGTGCTGCTGCTTCTCGGGCTCGGTGTCTATCTGGGACGTCGGACGCCCCTGCTCCGGCGCATCGGTCGGCGACTACGTGGACCGCTTGCCGCATTCAAACACGGACTGTTCACCGTGCATCGCACGCATCGGCCGGTGGCTCTGACGCTCAGCACGCTGCTGATGTGGGCCTGTTACTGGGGCATGGCCTATCTACCGCTGGTCATGCTCCACCTGAGCCGGCCCTGCGGGCTGGGACCGGCCGAGGCCTGGATCCTGCTGGTGCTGGGCGCCGTAGGCGTGGCCCTTCCATCGCCCGGCGGACTGGGCTCCTACCACTATATCACGGTGCAGGTTATGGTTCACCTGCTGACAGTCCCTCAGGCGGCGGCCGCCACCTATGCCGTGCTGACGCACGGTGCCCAGATGGTGCTCTACACGCTGATCGGCTTTGTCTGTCTGGTGCTGCAGGGTGGTCACTGGCGGCCGCCGGACGACACCGGTTTAGAAGCGCTTCCAGCCACATTTCGAACCCCTTCCACGTCCCCCTGAACAACGGATCAGTAGCGCTTCCTTTCCATTGATTTCAAGAAATCGACCGTTCACCCAGTTGCTTCTGCGAAGCGCTACGGATTCATGTAGACTTCCTACCAGTCGCGCAGCCACACGTACCCGGGTTCTTTCACAATCAGCAGCCGGACCTATGGAAGCCCTTGTCAAACACCGCAACCCGCTGGCCGATCTGATCAGCGACGAGGTGTACCAGTTGCTGGTCGAGCACAATCTGCTGGATGCCAAGAGCGTCCGCGACTATCAGATCCGCAAACGCTTTCGGCAATTACGCGCTCAGAACGTGCCCGCCTACGACGCCATCGAGCGGATCCAGGAGGAGTACCCCTACCTGCAATTCGATACGATTCGGAAGATCGTCTATCGGGGTAACGGTACGCGCTAAGGGCGCGTGCGGGTGGCCGCAAACAGCAGAATGCCGGCGGCCACCGAGACGTTGAGCGATTCGACGGGGCCGCGCAGCGGGATCGAGACGAGCAGATCGCACGCCCGGGCCACACCGGAGCGTAGCCCGCGTCCTTCGTTGCCCAGCACAAGCACCAGCGGCCGGTGCCAGTCCATCTCCCACACAGAAACGTCGCCGGAGGGACTGGCGCCGGCCACCCAGAATCCGTGCGCTTTGAGCGTCTCCAGCGCCCGGGCCAGGTTCGTTACATGGGCGATGGGCACGCGCAGGGCTGCACCGGCGCTGGCTTTGAGGGCGGCAGCGTTCAGCGGGGCCATGTGATGCCTCGGCACCAGCACCCCGGCCACGCCGGCCGCCGCAGCCGTCCGCAAAATAGCGCCGTAATTGTGCGGGTCTTCGATCTGGTCCAGCGCCACCAGCAGCGGCTGGCGTTCCTGAACGGCTTCAGGTGAAGGGGCTACCGCTTCCAGCAACTCTTCCAGCGTTCGGTAGTGCACCGGTGCCACGAAGGCTACCACGCCCTGGTGCACGGCCCCTGCGGCCAGCCGGTCCAGTCGGGCTTTCGGAACGACCTGTACGGGAACGCCGTGCGCCCGTGCCGCCCGCCGGATGGCCTCGATCGCCGGCCCGCCGACTCCCTCCTGGAGCAGCACCTTCTCCACGCGGGTTTCCTCCTGCTCCAGCGCCTCCCGCACCGGATTGCGTCCCACCAGCCGATCGATCGCTTCACTCATACCGCTGTCGAAGTCTGAATACGACGGGCTAGATGCTCGAGTCGCTCGTGCAGATGGGGCACGTACGTTTCATGATCCGGCTTCATCAGCACGCTTCGTAGCACGCGGACTTCCGGCCGGTCTGCCTGCAACGTCGGCCAGCGATGCCGAAGCGCCTCGGTGCGCAGCCGCAGCACACTGAGAAACACCGGATCTTCCTGATTCTCCATGGCCTCCTGAAAAAGCCGCTGACTGGCCGCGTCCACGGCCGAGGCCGTGGAAGTCAATGGCACGGGATAGAACGTCAGGATGTCCAGCTCGGGCCGTTGCACCAATCGGAGTACCTCCGAGGTCTCCAGCAACGCGGCCCAGCGGCGGGCGGCCCGCAG from Rhodothermus marinus carries:
- the rlmB gene encoding 23S rRNA (guanosine(2251)-2'-O)-methyltransferase RlmB; translation: MSEAIDRLVGRNPVREALEQEETRVEKVLLQEGVGGPAIEAIRRAARAHGVPVQVVPKARLDRLAAGAVHQGVVAFVAPVHYRTLEELLEAVAPSPEAVQERQPLLVALDQIEDPHNYGAILRTAAAAGVAGVLVPRHHMAPLNAAALKASAGAALRVPIAHVTNLARALETLKAHGFWVAGASPSGDVSVWEMDWHRPLVLVLGNEGRGLRSGVARACDLLVSIPLRGPVESLNVSVAAGILLFAATRTRP
- a CDS encoding putative molybdenum carrier protein, with the protein product MESWQLERVVSGGQTGVDRAALDAARAAGVPIGGWCPKGRWAEDGPIPEDYPLQETPSSDPIVRTTWNVRDSDGTLILHPGGPLRGGTAQTELAARRMGKPCLVLTLDRPVEELVREIRRWLETENIRVLNVAGPRESQAPGIYRRAYEVLAALFRSLAGRSDG
- a CDS encoding LolA family protein, whose protein sequence is MKFSTVFRFSLNHLLLLGLCCSCWTAAAAQDAARQLMERLRARYQQIDALQASFVQILQTPYAERPDTLRGRLWLQGDRYRVETPRQTIVTDGRTTWVYLPDTRQVLINDYVPDETGFSLNEFLLHYSDRYEVLGGEAVTYQNTAYHRLRLRPLRPEAPFQEVVLWVRDRDLLVTRVDVRDVNDTRMTFLLSDLVLNPALSPELFTFRPPEGVEVVDLRQ
- the hisF gene encoding imidazole glycerol phosphate synthase subunit HisF, which encodes MPLARRIIPCLDVDRGRVVKGVNFVDLVDAGDPVEQARFYDQAGADELVFLDITATHEGRAIMHEVVRRTADQVFIPLTVGGGLRTLEDIRAMLQAGADKVSINSAAIRNPELITAGAEAFGSQCIVVAIDARRVSDDPPRWEVYTHGGRRPTGIDAVEWAQEAEARGAGELLVTSMDRDGTKDGYDLELLRAISSRVSIPVIASGGAGTLEHLRQAFVEGQADAVLAASIFHFRIYTIQEAKAYLHRAGIPVRLTDPVDVVA
- the thpR gene encoding RNA 2',3'-cyclic phosphodiesterase, with product MLRLFVALDLPEDHRRRLYALRDPSWKARWATPDQFHLTLRFLGPVEEDLLPELTRTLAKIEAPAFELAPRGLMVLPSLTRPRVLAAAVDPVPELHALQAEIERRVVDLGFTPEDRPFRPHITLARLKQVPTAAVRSFLQRHRDFALTPFPVRAFHLYESHLHPDGARYEILHRFPLQP
- a CDS encoding lysylphosphatidylglycerol synthase transmembrane domain-containing protein; amino-acid sequence: MARTEKLRPLLFRLGSFALGLGLLYLALRGADLRVIWEDLKQADYRWLAPLVVLTLLSHLIRAWRWRLLLEALPDANGRRRLTIARAFQALMIGYMVNYAAPRLGELARAASLSRTTGLRLSSVLGTVVAERLLDLLVLVLALLSVLVMLLDRWAELHRLFVAPWFQSGSLQLLAVGALLVLLLLGLGVYLGRRTPLLRRIGRRLRGPLAAFKHGLFTVHRTHRPVALTLSTLLMWACYWGMAYLPLVMLHLSRPCGLGPAEAWILLVLGAVGVALPSPGGLGSYHYITVQVMVHLLTVPQAAAATYAVLTHGAQMVLYTLIGFVCLVLQGGHWRPPDDTGLEALPATFRTPSTSP
- a CDS encoding ABC transporter permease: MSSPEVRRTVWLLRGAALVFGVLGLSIALWLADKAVRYPHILARQGSAEAPLWIPMLVFVLVCMGASIFLFLRAAARVARGEDLYARRHRRHPSERPASERNSAASTS